The sequence below is a genomic window from Rudanella lutea DSM 19387.
CCAACTTCGCGGTCGGGCTTGAAGTTGATATACGGATATTTCCGCGACGATGGAGCAATATCATCAATCGTGAGTTTTTCGAGCAGCTTGGCGCGGCTGGTTGCCTGCTTCGACTTGGATGCATTGGCCGAGAAGCGCCGGATAAACTCTTCCAGTTCTTTGCGCTTGTCTTCAATTTTCTTGTTCTGATCCTGCCGCTGACGGAGTGCCAATTGGCTCGATTCGTACCAGAACGAGTAGTTGCCCGCGTACATCTTCACCTTCGAGAAGTCAATGTCCACGATGTGCGTACACACTTGATCGAGGAAGTGACGGTCGTGCGAAACCACGATTACGGTATTCTTGAAGTTGGCAAGGTAATTTTCGAGCCAGATACTCGATTCAACGTCGAGGTTGTTGGTCGGTTCGTCGAGCAGCAGAATGTCGGGGTTACCAAACAAGGCCTGCGCCAACAGCACCCGCACCTTTTCCGAACCGTTGAGGTCGGTCATCTGGGCGTAGTGCATATCTTCTTTAATGCCCAGGCCCGAGAGCAGGGTTGCTGCATCCGACTCGGCATCCCAGCCGTTCATTTCGGCAAATTCGGCCTCCAGCTCGGCGGCCCGCTCACCGTCGGCATCGGTAAAGTCGGTTTTGGCGTAGAGGGCATCTTTCTCCTGCGTAATGTCGTACAGGCGCTGGTTGCCCATGATTACGGTTTGCAATACCGGAAACTCATCATAAGCCGACTGGTTCTGCTTGAGCACCGACATACGCTGCCCGGTCGGGATCGATACCGAGCCGGTTTGGGGCTCAATTTCGCCCGAAAGGATTTTCAAAAACGTTGACTTGCCGGCGCCATTGGCCCCGATTACCCCGTAGCAGTTGCCCGGTGTAAACTTGATATTAACATCGTCGAACAAAACTCGCTTGCCATAGCGCAGCGAGACGTTGGATACATTGACCATGATTGCTGAATTGAACCGCAAAGATACGGAATTTTAGCCGTTTACAGGTTGTTTGGAGCCGAATACCTGTACGGGGGGGACCGCCGAAATGACCCGTTTTTTTGTATTTTTGACCATAAACCAGCAATTACAGACATGGCCGCAATCACCAGTCTTGACCAACTTGACCCTAACAAGCAGTACACCTATGCCGATTACCTGACCTGGCAGTTTTCGGAGCGAGTTGAGTTGATTTGGGGGTACATTCGGAAAATGTCGGCCCCAAATCGTCGGCATCAAAAAATTGTCAGTGATTTGCACGGCAACACATGGATGTACTTGCGTGGAAAGCCATGTCGGGTTTATCAGGCACCTTTTGATGTACGCTTACCTCGGAAACACAAGGTAACAAACGAGGAAATTGCCACCGTGACGCAACCGGATTTATGCGTTATCTGTGACCCGACAAAGTTGGATACCGCAGGGTGCAAGGGAGCACCGGACTGGGTTATTGAAGTTCTTTCTAAAGGCAATACGAGGAAAGAAATGAAAGAGAAGTTTGAAGCTTACGAGGAAGCAGGTGTCAGAGAATACTGGATCGTACAACCTGCTTATGACAACGTACTCGTTTACACACTTCAGGATGGAAAGTTTCAGGCGCAACCTCCCCTTTTTTCCGACGAAATAGTAAGTCCCCATATTTTCCCTGACCTTAAGATAGACCTCAATGAAGTCTTCGCTGACTAACTCCATAATCCTGATTACCGGGGCCGCATCGGGCATTGGCCGTTCTCTGGCGATTCAGGCTGCCCAACTTGGGGGGCAGGTGATCGCTACCGATGTGAACGAGGCAGGCCTGACCGAGACAGACCAACTGGCGGGTGGTGGTCTGATTCGGCACCGGCTCGACGTGGCCGATGCCGAGGCCATCACCGCTTTTGCCGGTCGGGTGATCCCGACATTGGCCGGGCGCCCGCTCATCCTGGTCAACAATGCGGGCGTGGCGCTCAACAGTGGGCCGTTTTCCGAAACATCGGCCGAGGAGTTCGATTGGCTGTTGAGCATTAATCTGTTCGGCGTGATTCGGATGACGCGCGCCTTTTTGCCCTACATGCTCGAGCAGAGCCGGTCGGGTGGGGGAGGGAGTCACCTTGTCAACCTGTCGAGTGTGTTTGGCTTTGCGGGCATACAGGGGCAATCGGCCTATTGCACGGCCAAGTTTGGGGTTCGGGGCTTCACCGAGACCCTGCGCATGGAGCTGATGGGCACCGGTGTGGGTGTCAGTTGCGTGCATCCGGGCGGTATCGACACCAACATTGCCCGGGCGGCCCGGCGGGGAGCGAGTGGTTACGTGACCGACGCCATGCATGCACAAACCACTACGAGTTTCAAACAGATGGCCCGTACCTCACCCGACGAAGCGGCCCGACAGATCTGGGCGGGCGTACAACAGGGCAATACCCGCATCGTGATTGGGCCCGATGGGCGGCTTATCGACTGGCTGACCCGCTTACTGCCCAAATCATACACCCGCCTGTTTAAGCGGCAGCTGGAAAAATCGTTTACGCTTTAGCAATCGGTTAGAGCAATCCGTTTTGTTTCCCGAAAAACCGGTCCCTGGGCGTAGGAGATATGCCTAGCCTGACTCATTTTTGGGATTGTGGATGCCTTACGTTGCCCACCCCTTCAGAAACAACCATGACCAGACAC
It includes:
- a CDS encoding Uma2 family endonuclease, which produces MAAITSLDQLDPNKQYTYADYLTWQFSERVELIWGYIRKMSAPNRRHQKIVSDLHGNTWMYLRGKPCRVYQAPFDVRLPRKHKVTNEEIATVTQPDLCVICDPTKLDTAGCKGAPDWVIEVLSKGNTRKEMKEKFEAYEEAGVREYWIVQPAYDNVLVYTLQDGKFQAQPPLFSDEIVSPHIFPDLKIDLNEVFAD
- a CDS encoding SDR family NAD(P)-dependent oxidoreductase; amino-acid sequence: MKSSLTNSIILITGAASGIGRSLAIQAAQLGGQVIATDVNEAGLTETDQLAGGGLIRHRLDVADAEAITAFAGRVIPTLAGRPLILVNNAGVALNSGPFSETSAEEFDWLLSINLFGVIRMTRAFLPYMLEQSRSGGGGSHLVNLSSVFGFAGIQGQSAYCTAKFGVRGFTETLRMELMGTGVGVSCVHPGGIDTNIARAARRGASGYVTDAMHAQTTTSFKQMARTSPDEAARQIWAGVQQGNTRIVIGPDGRLIDWLTRLLPKSYTRLFKRQLEKSFTL
- a CDS encoding ABC-F family ATP-binding cassette domain-containing protein, with amino-acid sequence MVNVSNVSLRYGKRVLFDDVNIKFTPGNCYGVIGANGAGKSTFLKILSGEIEPQTGSVSIPTGQRMSVLKQNQSAYDEFPVLQTVIMGNQRLYDITQEKDALYAKTDFTDADGERAAELEAEFAEMNGWDAESDAATLLSGLGIKEDMHYAQMTDLNGSEKVRVLLAQALFGNPDILLLDEPTNNLDVESSIWLENYLANFKNTVIVVSHDRHFLDQVCTHIVDIDFSKVKMYAGNYSFWYESSQLALRQRQDQNKKIEDKRKELEEFIRRFSANASKSKQATSRAKLLEKLTIDDIAPSSRKYPYINFKPDREVGDQILTVENLSYTAEDGTKLFENLSFTVGRNDKIFLYSRDGLAVTALMDILAGERKADSGTFRWGVTITMAYFPNDAGRESFFQNDLNLVDWLRQYSEEKDESFIRGFLGRMLFSGEESLKKSSVLSGGEKVRCMLSKMMLSGANVVMLDEPTNHLDLESIEAENRGLIEFKGPVLFSSHDHQFVQTIANRIIEITPNGVLDKLMTYDEFISDARVKQQREELYGAAV